In one window of Gossypium hirsutum isolate 1008001.06 chromosome A01, Gossypium_hirsutum_v2.1, whole genome shotgun sequence DNA:
- the LOC107916797 gene encoding thaumatin-like protein 1: MDLLHSFSSLALILYLIVLTLNSKGALGASFTFVNRCGYTVWPGILANAGSPTLDSTGFELPKDSSRSFQAPTGWSGRFWGRTGCTFDGSGSGTCVTGDCGSGQMECNGLGAAPPVTLAEFTLGTGGQDFYDVSLVDGYNIPTIVEGSGGSGLCASTGCTTDLNRQCPSELRVGDGDACKSACEAFGSPEYCCSGAYSTPATCKPSVYSEMFKAACPRSYSYAYDDATSTFTCTGADYTVTFCPSSPSQKSSRDATPATEATPVTGSTPQESGTQPGLTYSGNGYGYSVSGYGYPGSGSSTGSGSGQTMLTDGSWLAGLAMGDSPRTIPSPTFLLPFALMASTALCFLFSLVHL, from the exons ATGGATCTTCTTCACTCCTTTAGCTCATTAGCTCTTATTCTGTATCTCATTGTCTTAACTCTGAACTCTAAAG gtGCATTAGGTGCTTCTTTCACATTTGTCAATCGATGTGGCTACACGGTGTGGCCTGGGATATTAGCAAATGCAGGCAGTCCTACACTCGACAGCACTGGGTTCGAGCTACCAAAGGACTCGTCTCGTTCATTTCAAGCCCCAACTGGCTGGTCGGGTCGTTTTTGGGGTCGAACGGGCTGCACATTTGACGGATCCGGGTCTGGTACGTGCGTAACGGGCGACTGCGGGTCGGGTCAGATGGAATGTAACGGACTCGGAGCTGCTCCGCCCGTGACTCTGGCTGAGTTCACTCTGGGAACAGGAGGGCAAGATTTTTACGACGTCAGCCTTGTTGATGGCTACAATATCCCCACGATCGTTGAAGGCAGTGGTGGATCAGGTCTTTGTGCTTCGACGGGGTGTACAACTGACTTGAACCGTCAATGCCCGTCGGAGCTCCGGGTTGGGGACGGTGACGCTTGCAAGAGCGCGTGTGAGGCATTCGGGAGTCCCGAGTATTGTTGCAGTGGCGCGTATAGCACACCTGCCACATGTAAGCCTTCAGTTTATTCTGAGATGTTCAAGGCCGCTTGTCCCAGATCTTACAGCTATGCATACGATGATGCTACAAGCACTTTCACGTGTACTGGAGCAGATTATACGGTCACCTTTTGTCCCTCTTCTCCTAG TCAAAAATCTTCGAGAGATGCTACGCCAGCTACAGAAGCTACCCCTGTGACAGGCTCAACGCCACAAGAGTCAGGGACACAACCCGGGTTAACTTATTCTGGTAATGGATATGGATATTCGGTTTCAGGGTACGGATACCCTGGTTCGGGTTCAAGTACTGGGTCAGGATCTGGGCAAACGATGTTGACAGATGGATCATGGTTAGCTGGTTTGGCAATGGGAGATTCACCAAGAACAATACCATCTCCCACTTTTCTGCTACCATTTGCACTCATGGCATCAACAGCATTGTGTTTCTTGTTTTCATTAGTTCACTTGTAG
- the LOC107916750 gene encoding endo-1,4-beta-xylanase 5 isoform X1, whose protein sequence is MKHSLVFGGFWAFFILLCGSLVASYDGPLYDFSAYTECKAQPEEPLYQGGILKDEPPIMKPAIIGKTATGFYTPAFLLKNLTLGNLYCFSTWIKIQGANSALIRASLKTENRTYNCIGTVLAKNGCWSFLKGGFVLDSPSNLALLLFQNSDDKDIDITIDSSSLQPFTDQEWRFNQQFMINTQRKRAVTIHVSDQQGNRLQGAAITINQVSKDFPFGSAIAHTILGNLPYQNWFVERFNAAVFENELKWYATEPDQGKTNYTLADQMLEFVRGHQIIARGHNIFWEDPKYTPAWVRNLAGPDLQSAVNSRIQSLMSKYKEEFIHWDVSNEMLHFDFYKQRLGPDATLHFYETAHQSDPLATLFMNEFNVVETCSDVKSTVDTYIERIRELERGGMYMDGIGLESHFTVPNLPLMRAVIDKLATLRLPIWLTEVDISSSVGKELQGVYLEQVLREGFSHPSVNGIMLWTALHPKGCYEMCLTDENFKNLPAGDVVDKLLKEWESGEMKGVTDEHGSYSFYGFLGEYKVNVGYGDRAANSTFSLPRSDETKHFSIHL, encoded by the exons ATGAAACATTCTCTTGTTTTTGGTGGCTTCTGGGCTTTCTTCATTCTTCTTTGTGGTTCCTTGGTTGCTTCATATG ATGGGCCTTTATATGATTTTAGTGCTTACACAGAG TGTAAAGCACAGCCAGAGGAGCCACTGTACCAAGGAGGGATTCTGAAAGATGAGCCTCCCATTATGAAACCTGCCATTATTGGCAAAACTGCAACTGGTTTTTACACTCCAGCTTTTCTCTTGAAGAATCTCACCCTGGGCAATTTGTACTGTTTCTCCA CTTGGATCAAAATACAAGGTGCAAATTCAGCTCTCATTAGGGCAAGCTTGAAGACAGAAAACAGAACATATAATTGTATAGGGACTGTTTTGGCTAAGAATGGTTGCTGGTCATTTCTCAAAGGTGGATTTGTTCTTGATTCACCTTCAAATTTAGCTTTACTGCTATTCCAG AACTCAGATGATAAAGATATTGATATAACAATAGATAGTTCCTCGTTACAGCCATTTACTGATCAAGAATGGAGGTTCAACCAGCAATTCATGATTAACACT CAAAGGAAGCGTGCTGTAACAATACATGTCTCAGATCAACAAGGTAATAGGTTGCAAGGAGCAGCAATAACTATAAACCAAGTCTCAAAGGATTTTCCATTTGGTTCTGCAATAGCACACACCATTCTTGGGAATTTGCCCTATCAG AACTGGTTTGTTGAACGATTCAATGCAGCAGTGTTTGAAAATGAACTGAAATGGTATGCAACAGAACCAGATCAAGGGAAGACCAACTACACCTTAGCTGACCAAATGCTGGAGTTTGTTAGAGGCCACCAAATAATAGCCAGAGGCCACAACATATTCTGGGAAGACCCCAAGTACACGCCTGCATGGGTTCGGAACCTTGCAGGCCCTGACCTACAATCAGCAGTTAATTCCAGGATACAGAGCTTAATGAGCAAATACAAAGAAGAATTCATACACTGGGATGTCAGTAATGAGATGCTCCACTTTGATTTTTACAAGCAACGACTTGGACCTGATGCAACCTTGCATTTCTACGAGACTGCACATCAATCGGACCCTTTAGCAACCCTGTTCATGAATGAATTTAATGTTGTGGAAACCTGCAGTGATGTTAAATCAACAGTTGACACTTACATTGAAAGGATAAGAGAGCTTGAACGCGGTGGCATGTACATGGATGGAATTGGGTTGGAAAGTCATTTTACAGTGCCAAACCTTCCTCTAATGCGAGCCGTGATAGACAAATTGGCTACCCTCAGACTCCCCATATGGCTAACAGAGGTAGATATTAGCAGTTCCGTTGGTAAAGAATTACAGGGGGTGTACCTAGAACAGGTACTAAGAGAAGGGTTTTCACACCCTTCAGTGAATGGGATAATGCTGTGGACGGCTCTCCATCCAAAAGGGTGTTACGAAATGTGTTTAACTGATGAGAATTTTAAGAATCTCCCAGCGGGTGATGTGGTTGACAAGCTGCTGAAAGAATGGGAAAGCGGGGAGATGAAGGGGGTAACAGATGAGCATGGTTCATACAGCTTTTATGGATTCTTAGGCGAATACAAGGTCAATGTCGGATATGGGGACAGGGCTGCAAATTCTACTTTCTCACTCCCCCGTAGCGATGAGACTAAACACTTCAGCATTCATTTGTAG
- the LOC107916750 gene encoding endo-1,4-beta-xylanase 5 isoform X2 — protein MKPAIIGKTATGFYTPAFLLKNLTLGNLYCFSTWIKIQGANSALIRASLKTENRTYNCIGTVLAKNGCWSFLKGGFVLDSPSNLALLLFQNSDDKDIDITIDSSSLQPFTDQEWRFNQQFMINTQRKRAVTIHVSDQQGNRLQGAAITINQVSKDFPFGSAIAHTILGNLPYQNWFVERFNAAVFENELKWYATEPDQGKTNYTLADQMLEFVRGHQIIARGHNIFWEDPKYTPAWVRNLAGPDLQSAVNSRIQSLMSKYKEEFIHWDVSNEMLHFDFYKQRLGPDATLHFYETAHQSDPLATLFMNEFNVVETCSDVKSTVDTYIERIRELERGGMYMDGIGLESHFTVPNLPLMRAVIDKLATLRLPIWLTEVDISSSVGKELQGVYLEQVLREGFSHPSVNGIMLWTALHPKGCYEMCLTDENFKNLPAGDVVDKLLKEWESGEMKGVTDEHGSYSFYGFLGEYKVNVGYGDRAANSTFSLPRSDETKHFSIHL, from the exons ATGAAACCTGCCATTATTGGCAAAACTGCAACTGGTTTTTACACTCCAGCTTTTCTCTTGAAGAATCTCACCCTGGGCAATTTGTACTGTTTCTCCA CTTGGATCAAAATACAAGGTGCAAATTCAGCTCTCATTAGGGCAAGCTTGAAGACAGAAAACAGAACATATAATTGTATAGGGACTGTTTTGGCTAAGAATGGTTGCTGGTCATTTCTCAAAGGTGGATTTGTTCTTGATTCACCTTCAAATTTAGCTTTACTGCTATTCCAG AACTCAGATGATAAAGATATTGATATAACAATAGATAGTTCCTCGTTACAGCCATTTACTGATCAAGAATGGAGGTTCAACCAGCAATTCATGATTAACACT CAAAGGAAGCGTGCTGTAACAATACATGTCTCAGATCAACAAGGTAATAGGTTGCAAGGAGCAGCAATAACTATAAACCAAGTCTCAAAGGATTTTCCATTTGGTTCTGCAATAGCACACACCATTCTTGGGAATTTGCCCTATCAG AACTGGTTTGTTGAACGATTCAATGCAGCAGTGTTTGAAAATGAACTGAAATGGTATGCAACAGAACCAGATCAAGGGAAGACCAACTACACCTTAGCTGACCAAATGCTGGAGTTTGTTAGAGGCCACCAAATAATAGCCAGAGGCCACAACATATTCTGGGAAGACCCCAAGTACACGCCTGCATGGGTTCGGAACCTTGCAGGCCCTGACCTACAATCAGCAGTTAATTCCAGGATACAGAGCTTAATGAGCAAATACAAAGAAGAATTCATACACTGGGATGTCAGTAATGAGATGCTCCACTTTGATTTTTACAAGCAACGACTTGGACCTGATGCAACCTTGCATTTCTACGAGACTGCACATCAATCGGACCCTTTAGCAACCCTGTTCATGAATGAATTTAATGTTGTGGAAACCTGCAGTGATGTTAAATCAACAGTTGACACTTACATTGAAAGGATAAGAGAGCTTGAACGCGGTGGCATGTACATGGATGGAATTGGGTTGGAAAGTCATTTTACAGTGCCAAACCTTCCTCTAATGCGAGCCGTGATAGACAAATTGGCTACCCTCAGACTCCCCATATGGCTAACAGAGGTAGATATTAGCAGTTCCGTTGGTAAAGAATTACAGGGGGTGTACCTAGAACAGGTACTAAGAGAAGGGTTTTCACACCCTTCAGTGAATGGGATAATGCTGTGGACGGCTCTCCATCCAAAAGGGTGTTACGAAATGTGTTTAACTGATGAGAATTTTAAGAATCTCCCAGCGGGTGATGTGGTTGACAAGCTGCTGAAAGAATGGGAAAGCGGGGAGATGAAGGGGGTAACAGATGAGCATGGTTCATACAGCTTTTATGGATTCTTAGGCGAATACAAGGTCAATGTCGGATATGGGGACAGGGCTGCAAATTCTACTTTCTCACTCCCCCGTAGCGATGAGACTAAACACTTCAGCATTCATTTGTAG
- the LOC107916749 gene encoding protein NUCLEAR FUSION DEFECTIVE 4, which translates to MGIRESHTFSAWKWLGFVSAVWVQTISGNNYTFSNYSDAIKTLMNLTQLQLNNLSVAKDVGKAFGLLAGLASDRLPTPVILLIGAIEGLIGYGAQWLVVSQKIQPLPYWQMCIFMCLGGNSTTWMNTAVLVTCIRNFRRNRGPVSGILKGYVGLSTAIFTDLCSALFSDDPARFLVMLAVIPFAVCLVAVLFLREIPQSTSVAAEKEEARYFAIFNIVAVVVAVYLLTYDLIGSTNQVFSLVFAVILLILLASPLAVPIYAFVKSWRLVGFEADMERQQPLLKEETTSPPSETKEIITEVAAAASADDATVLVEKTKPVIGEEHTIMEAMQTWDFWVSFISFLCGVGTGMAVINNMAQIGLALGHADVSIFISLTSIWGFFGRIISGSVSEYFLKKAGTPRPLWNAASQILMAVGLLLMALALPGCLYIGSIVVGMCYGVRLAVTVPVASELFGLKYYGLLYNILILNLPIGSFLFSGLLAGYLYDAQATPTPGGGNTCVGAHCYGLVFIVMAMASLIGFGLDVLLAIRTKNIYTKIFNSRKPKKSLAASNGQ; encoded by the exons ATGGGGATTCGAGAAAGTCACACGTTCAGTGCCTGGAAATGGCTAGGCTTCGTATCTGCAGTATGGGTGCAGACCATTTCAGGCAATAATTACACTTTCTCAAACTACTCTGATGCCATCAAGACGCTTATGAACCTTACCCAGCTTCAGCTTAACAATTTGTCAGTGGCTAAAGATGTTGGTAAGGCTTTTGGTCTCCTTGCCGGTCTTGCTTCTGATCGTTTGCCCACTCCCGTCATCCTCCTTATTGGTGCCATTGAAGGCTTGATTGGGTATGGTGCTCAATGGCTTGTCGTCAGTCAGAAAATCCAACCACTTCCTTACTGGCAGATGTGTATATTTATGTGCTTGGGAGGCAACAGCACCACATGGATGAACACTGCCGTGTTAGTCACTTGCATCCGCAACTTCCGGAGAAACCGTGGTCCGGTCTCCGGAATCTTAAAAGGGTATGTCGGTCTCAGCACCGCTATCTTCACAGACTTATGCTCTGCCCTCTTCTCCGATGACCCAGCACGATTCCTCGTCATGCTTGCCGTCATCCCTTTTGCTGTTTGCCTTGTCGCCGTCTTATTCCTCCGTGAAATCCCCCAATCTACTTCCGTCGCTGCAGAGAAGGAAGAAGCGCGCTATTTCGCAATATTCAACATAGTCGCCGTCGTCGTCGCTGTTTATCTTTTAACTTACGACCTCATCGGTTCAACCAATCAAGTGTTTTCGCTGGTTTTCGCGGTTATACTTCTCATTTTATTAGCTAGTCCGTTGGCGGTCCCGATATATGCTTTTGTAAAGAGTTGGCGCTTGGTCGGGTTCGAAGCTGACATGGAGCGACAACAACCGTTGCTGAAAGAGGAAACTACGTCGCCGCCGTCGGAGACAAAGGAGATCATTACCGAAGTGGCAGCAGCAGCTTCGGCGGATGACGCGACGGTGTTAGTGGAAAAGACAAAACCGGTGATAGGAGAGGAGCACACGATAATGGAGGCGATGCAGACATGGGACTTTTGGGTATCGTTCATATCGTTCCTTTGTGGGGTGGGAACAGGTATGGCGGTGATAAACAACATGGCACAGATCGGGTTAGCCTTGGGTCACGCCGACGTTTCAATATTCATTTCATTGACCAGTATTTGGGGCTTTTTTGGCCGAATCATTTCCGGCTCTGTTTCCGAGTACTTTCTCAA GAAAGCAGGAACTCCTAGGCCACTTTGGAATGCAGCATCTCAGATCTTGATGGCGGTTGGGCTCCTTCTCATGGCATTGGCATTGCCTGGTTGCCTTTACATTGGTTCAATTGTTGTTGGCATGTGTTACGGAGTCCGTCTAGCAGTGACCGTCCCGGTTGCCTCGGAACTATTCGGTCTCAAATACTACGGTCTGCTCTACAACATTTTAATCCTCAATCTTCCCATAGGTTCTTTCCTCTTTTCTGGCCTGCTTGCTGGCTACCTATATGATGCACAAGCTACTCCAACACCAGGAGGTGGGAATACCTGTGTGGGAGCCCATTGTTACGGCCTCGTGTTTATCGTAATGGCTATGGCCTCCCTTATTGGATTTGGGTTGGATGTTTTGCTGGCAATTAGAACCAAGAACATTTATACCAAGATATTCAACAGTCGGAAACCGAAGAAATCTTTGGCGGCATCTAATGGCCAATGA